aaaatatatttttttaataaaattattttaatatatttataagtaaaaaatactttaaaaaaataatcactactaaaaaataaatcccaaACACCATCTTAATTTAGTATTGGACAATTATATCATATACACCAAgtaatagaattttaaaaaataattatatagtttGCTCCTGACGTTTCCTCGAATCTCTTTCATTCCAAGTTTACGCAAAATTTGAttctataaattgtttttatattctcGCTCTCTCTTGTCTTCCTCAagcatttaaatttaattttatattaaagattattttatatatatatatatttaaattattttaatataataatctcaaaaataatttttttaaaaaaatattattttaatatatttttaaacgaaAAGCATTTAGAACCGTAATCACTATTACAATACTAAACAGATTCTTTCTATTTAAGAATATTATAtaaactgtattttttaaaattttaattgtatttttttgctaaaaaatatttttaatacatgttttcagattattttaatatgataatatcaaaaataatttttaaaaaataaaaaaatatattattttaatatatttttaaacaaaaaaaattttaaatcatattattttcctCGTATCTTTACAAGTTTTCCCTAAAATATTTTCACATTGTATATCAACCTTAAAAATGAATAGTGTTTTAATCCATCACATGCAACTACAGATCACAATAAACATCCATGGATCCGGTTTGGCACATCcatatttgaatataaaattattatttatacccGACTCGAAacctaataaatataaattttaaatacccAATCCTAAATCGGTTTCAGATATCCATAACCCGACTCTAACCCAACCCCACCACAAACCCgaataatataatttcacagctgaaatttgaaaaaaggaGAGTTTTAGTGGTGATTGGCGCAGATGAGAGCGCTTGTCTGGATCTGAGTAAGTGCAAACAAAGTTATAAAGATGAAGAGAAGTTTCCGCAGCATTAAAAATCAAGAGAGTGATGGCTCCATGTGTAGATGGGACAGATTAATTGAAGAAACAAGACTTCTTCGTCTCTCTAAATGCAAATCTTGCAAGCATCGAGCACTCCTCAGAGAAGTTTTTCAAGCATCATGCCTGGAGCAGATATACGAGGATTTAACCAGGAAAAGACATGAGGAGGACGATCTGCAAAAGTGTGAGCAGCATAAATTCATAGAAGTTAACGCTACAAGAGGAATAACAGGAGCCTTTAGCGCCTGTTATTCAGATCACAAGCCACTTGGAGAAAGAGTGAGAGGAAGGAccactgtatattttttttttattaacatgtacATTTGAATTAGtaatttgtgtatattttaattaattttataaattttaaaataaatgattatatttttttagtagttttaaaatttgtaagatttaaacTGCTAACTTTTACAAGACTATGTTTGTTTCtcggaaagtagttttcgggaAACTATTtcccaaactttcttgtgtttgtttgtcattaaaaaagttggtcaacgaaaaacacttttcagtcaaagaaaaatttgacttgattttcaggaaagtgttttctttttagctgtgtttgtttttcgaaAAGTGATTTCcgagaaatcactttccaaactttcttgtgtttgtttgctagtAGGAAAAttgatcaatgaaaaacactttccagtaaaagaaaaatttggcttagtttttaggaaagtgttttcctgaaaaattttggggggaaaacactttccggaagttgtgaaaaatttagaattgtcattatttactgattatatcaaatttgatcctcaaacttttgattgctatatatattttgttttgaatatttatttttcaatttcatctcttaaaattttatttttatattaactttggtccttattttttataattgctatttactttttccttatcatatttttattgaaattttttatctatcaaatttggtcctcattcttttgattgttatttattttatttgaaataatttatgaaatgttgattattattattttaatttcttcatcttttttttttaatattttagatttgatctatattattttgattattatttattttatttgagataatttatgaaattatattttttttttcaatttcattctcattcaactttttaatttgtaagatttgtttctcattattttaataaacttgagaaaaataaaatattaataagttattttccagctcattttccatgacataaccaaacactggaaagtgttttccaactcattttccattacactaccaaatatcgaaaaatactttctcgaaattcactttccaaaaggaaattactttccagcaaacaaacggagccaaAGTAAATCTAAACTCTAATTAGTTGAACTACACCTCTcaaagttatatattttatttatatatagcttagtgtaattttatttttattttttattttaaggattttaatatgttttaggtAATGTAAATTTAACCCGAAAACTTAAAGTTTTATCTAAATCCGTgataagttaaaattttatttatttatttgagttgaCATACATTAAATTAGTATGAAATTATCATTACTATATGCAATTTATGAATGAATATCTTTTTTAccccaaatatatttatttagacATTGCGAGTCTCGTTCATAAAGAATTAGTCCATATATTTTGGATgcataatattcatataaatagaaagaatcTAATTTGTATAAATAGATGGAAAAAAATAGGCACAAGTCCTGTAATGCAATTGGCACGAGAAACAGCCTCTCTACCCATCCGTTCTTCTCGCTCTCTCAAACGAGGAAGGGTCAAGCCAAAACCTCAAGCAGTACTCCATCACCACCTCCTTCCTTTTTCACCATCTCCTTCTTGTCTCCTCTCTGTAGAATCAAGAAGCAGCAGCACCCATTACCATTAAGCAAAGCGTCACCGATAAAACAAAATCCCCTTCAATTCTTTTGCTtcgttattaatattattattactattattatataCATTGgctttcaagcaaaaaaaaatgccagCCCAGAAACGTTCCTACGAGACCCTCCAGAAGGAAGATGATACTCTTCTTCGGCAGCAGCAAGACCACACTAACAACAACCATGAACAAAAGCAAGAGCCTCGAAGCGATATTGATGATGACGGTGGTGTTGGTGAGCGTACGTGTGCAAATATTTCTACGATAACAACAAGCACTAGTTCTCGCTttgtgcattttgttttggattcgATTACGGTTCTTAGCTAAGTATGTTTTCCGTTTCTTTTGCTCTAACAGAATCCGATCGAAGCCAGCCTTCTTCAAGTATTAACGAAGACGTGAAAGAAGAgtaagtttttcttgttttggatCGCTCTGTTTCATCGATTATGCTGTTTCTTTTTGATTTGGGATCTTcactttttgcttctttcttacaTTTTATTAGTGTATAAAATAACAAGCTTTGTGGGTTTCTCGAGTTTTGTCTTGTCTTTTCTAGCAATGGCTAGCTACCTATAGTTGAATTCTCAACCGCGTATTTCTCTATGATGGCGTGGGGAGTTTGGTGTTGGGTTTAAAGGGTTGTCGTGATTTTGGCTCCAATTGGtttttttgcatgaaagttGGTTTCTTGTGTTACCATATATGTGTAGCTGGTTATAAGACAATTGCAGGCAGTTTCGTTTCGGGATTCGTTTCCGTGGCTGGGAATTTTGTATATGCTGGGTAAGATTCCGGTGTTTGCATGTTTGCTGGGTTGTTGAATTTGCATATATTTGTTCGTCTTCCCTTTGAATATGAAGCGTGAATTTTCCTGTAGCACTTTGTTGATGTGGATTAAGTTAAGCGAAACAACTGATCCAAGAAATGGTTTAACTGGCAGCATCATAATTACGGATTAGCTGTTAAGCAATTTGATGGATGATAAGTTCTTGTAATTTGAGAGTCGAGGAATCGTAGTTCtctacttgtttatttttatttttgccatACCATGCGGAGCTGTTGAATATGTATATGCATTTTCCAAGGAGCTGAATGATGATACTGACAAAGCTGCAAGCATATGAGTTGTGCAATGCTGTCACAATTTTGAACTctaagttatttattttgtaatttgatgaattttctTGGTATAtaacatctcttttctttctttgattacATCTTGTATACCaaatagtttgaattttatttttttaacctcgGGATTTAGTGGTTTGGGATCTGATGAAATGCAATTTTCAAATGGTTGCCGTTCTTTTATTGATTGCATAGTCTAGACCAGCATGCAATCTCATGTTTGTAGTGTATATGTCAACAACTCGGggaaaattatcaatttaataaatgaGATCTACAAGCATTTTTTATCTGTTCCTATGACATTTTAACTTAGATTGGTGTCAGTTGTATTATACCATGCATTTCCTTTTGAAACTGAGATTTGTACAACAACGAGTAGCTATTACTAAAGTCTATGCTGAATCGCAGGTGCATATTAGAGGCAGAACTCACAAGTCTGAAATAGTGTCTGCAAAATAAACTTTTCCAGCTAATTTTACTACTGCAGGTCCTATAATGACTTTTGGCTAAGTGAGATTTTAGATGCTGTTCAATTTATTAGTCTTTTACATGTTTACTTACCTGGTTGCTGATGCAACATTTTCCTGGATGCTTAGAATAGAAAGGAAACATGTGCTTAGCAGAAGGCaactgtgtttttttattaaaaaaaaaaaaaaaagaagggattCTAGATTAGAGCATAACTTTAGGATTTCAGCATTCTTTGGTAGATTTTCTGTCATTAAAATCTTGGAAGGATTTAATATGCATTCAAGCATTTTTCTTCTCATATTTTGCATAATTTTTACACCCTAATAGTTTGGACTAACACTTCAGTTGAGTTCATTTAAGAGCAGCCATGCGTACTATGCTTTTTTCCATAGATAATGTGCTACTAATCAAGtttgattttcataaatatcCCAGGCATCTGAAGCAACAAGTTTGAGAATAATTCTTAtgcatgaagaaagaaaaaattattgccGAGCACTAGACATCAATGATTGGCTGTGAATATGTTAGTGACTGACATTGTTTGTGCTTACACCTGTTTGTAGATATGTTGTAGTGAAGTTGTCGGAGATACGGAAGGAAGTGCAATGCCCAATCTGTCTAGGTATGAGCTTAGGGATTTTCTTTAGTATCTTTGAGATAACTTTTGATAGATTCTAAATTACAAATAGCAAGATGTTATCTGCtcttaaataattctttaagaAAAACTATTCTCTAGGATATGTAAATAGCACGATGATTTCACTAATTTCTTGTAAGCTCGTTATCTCATATATTCTATTCAAAATAGCTTCTTTCCCTTCTTTATATGCAAGCagaaatgtttatttatttttattttttagaaaattgatTTCTCCTTTTTTGTGTGCAGGGATTATTCGTAAAACAAGAACAGTGATGGAATGTCTGCATCGTTTTTGCAGGGAATGCATTGACAAATCTATGCGGCTCGGGTACCAAAATCTTGTTTCCTTGAATGATTCTTCCCCCCTAATGTCTCTTTAAAGGAGGCATTCTGAGACTAAAAATCCACCTTATTTAAAATGTATACCAAAATTCACTACAGAAACAACGAGTGCCCAGCTTGCCGCACGCATTGTGCCAGTCGTAGGTCTTTGAGAGATGACCCAAATTATGATGCACTAATAGCAGCTTTGTATCCAGATATTGACAAATATGAAGAAGAGGTAAATAGGATCCTTCCTAATCAGAATCTGATTCTGCATTAAAATTTGGAATTCAATTATTAGTTGCTTGAGTATCTGTGGTAGGAATTGGCTTTCCAAGAAGATGAGAAGGCACGTAATAAGGAGGTGAGAtattcaatttttgtttcaagTCTTTTTGTATACAGATTctcattcattcattctttAAATTTCTGGTGAATTGAATTTACTACACCAAAGAATGCTACACAAGCAAAAGACTAAATCATTCTTCATGTGTGTACATGCTATATGATAGTCAATAGCATGACTACACAAGCAAAAGACTAATTTAATTTACGACACCAAAGAATGCTACACAAGCAAAAGACTAAATCATTCTTCATATGTGTACATGCTATATGATAGTCAATAGCATGACTATTGCTCGAATGGTCAAAACATGAATTGTAATTCAACGCTTTATTATTTCTATGTGGATCCAAATGTCTTAGTCTTTCATGTTTCTATCCAGTGTACAGTACCCTTTTACTGGACCTATAATACAGATTTTTGATGATACAAGTCACTAATTTTACAATTTTGAGGCTCACTGGTGAATCCTTCACAGTAAACTTGCCATATGTCTTCTCCCAATTCATTTCTTAAGAGTGTTTAATGTTGAGCTTTATTTGGACAGATCCAGGCTACCATTGCCCAGACTTTTGATCGACAGGCTGAAGCTCTGAGTAGAAAACGGTCAACAGCTAAAGCGACGGCAGCAGTATTTGCAAGGAGAACACCAAGTCGATTTCGACATGCCCACtcaaggggaagaagaaattaTCAAATAGCTGAACTTCAAGGATCTGATGACAATGAAGATGCAAATGGTGGTGGAGGCAAAGATTCATCATCTACTGATGAGCACAGTGCAGAAGTCAAACCAAAAAGATACCGGAGGTGTTCAGCTGCTTTTAATGCAGATGGAAGTGGTGGTGAAAATGATTCAGAAGTGAATAAAGAATCTGTGGGGGCATCTGCTGGGCTCATTAGCTCCTCAGAAAGGCTTGCCTGGGGCAAAAATGGCATGCGGAGTCACACCCGGTATGGCAGTGCAAATGGCAGCAATGTAAAAAATGCTCGAAACAGTCGCATCTCTAAGTTAGCTGATTATCTACGTAACTTGGATGAAAATGATAATGAGGTAAAGTTGATCCAGGGCTGGTTTTGTTGTGGACTAAATAAAATGAGGAACTAAGGAACTTATTTGCAGCTTTAAACTAGATCAAACAGTTTCGTATTCCAAGTCACAGACTCTGCATCTAACCTTTATGACTGTCGACTTTGTGAAACTATTTTGTTTCTAGATTATTATTTCCCCTTGAGCTCTCACTCACTTTACTGCTTCGAAACGATTGAcctgttttctttaatttcagttGGATATCAACCTCATGCTTGTTTCTTTTGATGAACAAAGAGTACCCAGTTTGCAGCGCCCATACCTTTGCTGCAGGCCAACTTTGTCGATTAAGAGCTTGTGCCAAGTAATTCTTCTTCCAACCCAAAACCTGTTTTCTATTAATGacatctcattttattttaagagctcCTGTTGCTGCATTTAGAATTGGCTATCCATTCTGTGTTGATTGCAGTATGTTGCTTTCCAAACCTCTTTGCAAGCCAATGAAGTGGAAATATATTTGGTCCAAGATATGAATTCCAAGCGCGACTTTTCTGTCTCCATGAGCTCTCCAGTTTCCAGGCACGGTATAATCGATCCATGCAAAGATAAATTGCAAGTTTTAGAAGAACACGAAACTTTGGGAGGACTCAAAACAAACAATTGCATTCATGGGCACCTGGTGAGCTCGTTTTCTTAGTTAACATCTACTATATCCATGCTCACATGCAGATGACAATAGTTGTATGAGCACcgtaacaaatattttattttgctttttccCCCCAGCTTCTGGCTTATCAGAAAAAGCTGTGAAAGTTCGAATGGTAGAGACATCACCTATCAACTGTCATGGATACCAAGTTTTCTACATCTTGCTTTACACAGGTATAGATTTAGATACACTCACAACAGGGAACTCTGTCGGGTTTATCTTTCTCAAAGCGTGCACGTTCATGACCATCTGACATTACAGAAATCATAGTAATTGTATAGGTTTATTTAAACAAGAATGAGCATTTTATAGCAGGAAAATGGTGTAAGATATCCAACCTTGTTCGTTTAAGGCTTTGCCATCGACTACATTCGTTCTATGTGCAATGCTGTGATTATGATTCTTTACTGCTGCATTATTTCCTCAAACTCTGATGCATGAGatttttggaaaattattttttttacctagttatttttatttttcttatttagtttaagAACTTTTACAGTAAATGAATTCTCTATTTactctataattatttattagaatttttatttttcagaattaGAGTTTTGGcttatgaataatataaatatgattggttagtttgttttcagcgtaatttgtattttaataaaaagttttctTCGACTAGCTTCTGTCTTCTTCAATCTTACCCCAAGTTTCCAAGTTGTAAACGGGTTCTTTGCGAAAAATATATAAGGGCACTTCTATGTCCCATCATACCAACATTTTCTAGTGCATCTTTCATTatgattttaaagaatttattaGTTTTACATTAGCCCAATGATGAGCCTGCAATCCTGATGTGATTGGAGGATGAAGATTttgggattttttaaaaaactagcagagtttgcaaaaaaaaaaaaaaaaaaaaaattggtaaaggagtacaaaaaaaaaagattttgaaaaatagaagttatttatttttattttttttggagaaacAACACAGATGGGCAAAAATCGTGGTTACGAAtagagatatattaaaaattcacGTCTGAAAATAATGACATTTTAAGAGGATAGTTAAGATGAGCTTGtataaattgaaagagaaaagaaaaggaaattaaaaaataatgtttttagtgGTATTCTGAAACCTTGATGAATTGACcagataaatttaataacataaaaaagatgGTGGTTATAAAATCAATGGAGGATTTTTTTGTCTGAAATCTATTCCGTAACAtctaaaaaattcttcaaaccctaaaatatcaatttatcaaaccaaaaaaacctaaaaaaagtttaaaaatataaaattaatatagagaaaaaaacatttgtcaACCCAAATCTACTCTTTCAAGCAAGATCATGATTTAAAACCACTATCATCAAAATActcattattaaattaaacttgTTGTTAggtgattttttctctttttttttttctaagttaaaaattaaaagataaacaaaatatatttttggatcaaaataaaaattattgagaatTCAAGATTAGAcgtatattttctttgtttttacatttcaatcctatttcttttaattttgttgttgtatcataattttaaactaatttaatataattaggctataaaaatattcaattgaaatgaaaaaaaaaataaagcaaaaggaGGCCAGGTGATTAGTAAAGCaccctaaaaaaattcatttattttaatagagtCCTAGATATTCTTGTAGTACTGAGTCTTGGTCAACATATAGTTTGGattatcctttttgtttaatgaatatttaataacaattacaaattataaaagaaattaaatcacaTTATTGTTCTCAAAGATTTAGATTCATGGTGGATTGCTAAGTGCAATCCAcgatggttttatttatttatttttcattttggtcaaTGAAAGAATTATAGAATAAATGGTCATTGAAGTCGATGCTTCGTAGAAGATCTTTCGTCTTGCTATGTTAGAGGCGCTTTCATTGCTTTGTTGAATCAATCaattggaagaaatttttttcttttaattttatcattttactttATATATTGGTATggtttatgtttcaaaatttgttttgattttcatatTCTAATGTATACAAGatgtcataaaatattttaataataaattaaaagttgatattattatataaaattctaaattaaagttcaaaaattaaaacaacaagaatcaagattaacacaaaataacacaattttatttcttttttattattcaaaggGTAcaatatactttattttttacaattaaattttttattttttaggttttcatatttcaactctaaactttatttttgtcatatttCATTTCCTTGATGTTcaggaaaacaagaaaaagtcattgaaaaaataaaagaaatgagaaaatatttggttgattacATTTCAATCACTAAAAAGTTTGATCTTAGTGTCCCCTGATTCGTTCTAAAGAGAACAATTCAATAAAGATGAATTTTCCCTTCAAACATCCTAGGATATAAGGAAAAGTATATCgggatatataaattttattttaatttggtttgatttataatttttaagttcaTTAAATGGTATTTTAAGGttgaaaataacttttataaaagtttttatggtaaattaaaaatatttctaggtTAACACAAGTTGAAATTTAGgtttttagatttgaaaactCAAACTCTGACTCTTCAACCATTAGAAATGGCAAACTTTGAACTAAAAGATGATGTTTCatctatttttcagttttattaaagaaagaaagaaagagtgaTAGTCAAAGTTTATGGGCTTGGACTTCCAGGCCATGCATGCGTAGACTTTTTCTTTTAGATCATGAACATAGGTTTGTGTTTTAGGCCTAGAAACTCATAACCATTTTGTTAATCAACTTTTAACATttcttccttaatttttttttagttttagaataatttttttaaaattatattttaagagttATCCACTTATGACATAGTTTTACAAGACAAAATAGAGCTTTTAtggtaatattaaaatttactttatgaataattatgtattgacctaatatgcataattttttaaatattttctaattaatattcaatgagaaataaatatatatatttttatttgactattatagatttttatataattttcttagatttattatttttatatttttttttcataaatgtgGGTAAATATGATtgtttcatgcttttttttcattgaaattttctttcacgatgataataagttttttattccaCAAAATAAtacttctaatttttattttttttgttaatagaaaagaaatacaTGAATAATGAATAAGGGAATGGAGTTTCGGATTAAAAAGATACGTTGCTTCCTCTTTAATTCAAATCATTAGAATTgctacagattttttttttatgtcattactttttttattcaataagcCATGttgtctaataaaaaaaacccatgttattgtcaaacattaaaaaaaaaaaagtcacattcataagaaaaagtaatgttgataaaaaaatgtttttttctttataattttagtattttttttattatacatgtAATAAAAGGAAATGGAGTTTTCATGTAGAAATGACATAATTGTAAATTTCACCAATTTTGCTTGTTGTAGTATTTTGTAGCgatgataaaatcataatttttaattttttttagaaaacaaggtttttttatatttatacttgtatttttattattttacacttgacatatttattactatttctttcttatctttattttttgtaatatgtttttagttttttctttttttctttatattttgtttaaatattatttcttattttttacactttgaatatttatcactctacACTTGGcctatttatactatttttttgttcttatctttattcttttgtaatgtcttttaaatttattttttcgttacactttttttgaaaaaatattaaacaaagacaaagaaaatgatgtttcatTGTAGCAATTACAACATTGTTCCATTCTTCGACTACATTACAAATTAGCTTGAGatcttacatgtttttattaatgcatataatttttattatattttattatatgttagcatcaacttttttaactcacaattatatttttattataagttaacttgtcaaatatGTGGTCTATATCATAAGACTTGAATAacctttttaaaagtatattgaaAACTACTATGAAGCGCAATCACTAATAAACCCAATTAtataggatgaaattgaaattcaaaaatcaattaaaaacaaacactaaaaagtAACTCAATTTAACCTTAGTTAACCCGCCAAGCACGTAAATAAAGTCATGAGATAGGGGATAgactcatagaaagaaaataaaaaaaatcacaaagtctAATTCCAAATGAATCCAATGTTAAaagctgaaattaaaaagaagaaaaaattcaattatgaaaaggagaaaaaaaactcgAATTAATCAAGTTAACGCATCAAACTTCTGATTTAGATCATTAGAttaagataacctcataaaaagtaaattaaaaaaaatataaagtttaattcctaatcaacacaatattgaatgatggaactgagcgaaaaaaaaaatcaattagaaaaaggaaaaaataactcaagtcagccaagttaatttgtcaaacttTTAGTCGAGGCCATAAGATtggaataatctcataaaaggtaaattaaaaaaaaaatcatgcaatctAATTTCTACTCAACTCTACgttaaagggtgaaattaaggggaaaagagtaaattataaatacaagaaaaaaaaattgagtcaatcAAATTAGAATGTTAAACTTTTAATCTAGATTGTGAAactgagataacctcataaaaagtctAATCCCTActcaacccaatgttgaattggttttttctttttaatttcaccctttaatattaaaaaaattatttttattttttatttcaattttgatccttatttttttggttttttttttgtctttttgttcatttaatttttcttttcaatttcatcctttaatcaaaaataaaatttatttaatatttcaattttgatcatcattcttttaactaatattttttctattttggattcttttatgtaattgatattcttttttcaagttaatccttcaatatttaattggttgaaaattatgATTCATGCTTTTTCTAGATAGAGTGTTTTCATTCTAATGTCTCAAGtaatgagtttgaaaagttaacgtAGGTTGACATcgtttttttacttattttcttttcagcttt
This is a stretch of genomic DNA from Populus alba chromosome 11, ASM523922v2, whole genome shotgun sequence. It encodes these proteins:
- the LOC118031370 gene encoding putative E3 ubiquitin-protein ligase RING1a isoform X1, with translation MPAQKRSYETLQKEDDTLLRQQQDHTNNNHEQKQEPRSDIDDDGGVGEQSDRSQPSSSINEDVKEEYVVVKLSEIRKEVQCPICLGIIRKTRTVMECLHRFCRECIDKSMRLGNNECPACRTHCASRRSLRDDPNYDALIAALYPDIDKYEEEELAFQEDEKARNKEIQATIAQTFDRQAEALSRKRSTAKATAAVFARRTPSRFRHAHSRGRRNYQIAELQGSDDNEDANGGGGKDSSSTDEHSAEVKPKRYRRCSAAFNADGSGGENDSEVNKESVGASAGLISSSERLAWGKNGMRSHTRYGSANGSNVKNARNSRISKLADYLRNLDENDNELDINLMLVSFDEQRVPSLQRPYLCCRPTLSIKSLCQYVAFQTSLQANEVEIYLVQDMNSKRDFSVSMSSPVSRHGIIDPCKDKLQVLEEHETLGGLKTNNCIHGHLLLAYQKKL
- the LOC118031370 gene encoding putative E3 ubiquitin-protein ligase RING1a isoform X2 — its product is MPAQKRSYETLQKEDDTLLRQQQDHTNNNHEQKQEPRSDIDDDGGVESDRSQPSSSINEDVKEEYVVVKLSEIRKEVQCPICLGIIRKTRTVMECLHRFCRECIDKSMRLGNNECPACRTHCASRRSLRDDPNYDALIAALYPDIDKYEEEELAFQEDEKARNKEIQATIAQTFDRQAEALSRKRSTAKATAAVFARRTPSRFRHAHSRGRRNYQIAELQGSDDNEDANGGGGKDSSSTDEHSAEVKPKRYRRCSAAFNADGSGGENDSEVNKESVGASAGLISSSERLAWGKNGMRSHTRYGSANGSNVKNARNSRISKLADYLRNLDENDNELDINLMLVSFDEQRVPSLQRPYLCCRPTLSIKSLCQYVAFQTSLQANEVEIYLVQDMNSKRDFSVSMSSPVSRHGIIDPCKDKLQVLEEHETLGGLKTNNCIHGHLLLAYQKKL